One Pleuronectes platessa chromosome 9, fPlePla1.1, whole genome shotgun sequence genomic region harbors:
- the fam20b gene encoding glycosaminoglycan xylosylkinase, producing MKLKQRMVVLCAVLLLLGLAKIFLLDGGEGSAASRRDLRAFRKMEAGLALSRSARLTHTLQSPWEIASQWVGPREVYPEETPELAAVLIALSTSRIERADVGYKGTQLKALLVLDGGQKVVFKPKRYNRDYVVEGEPYAGYDRHNAEVAAFHLDRILGFRRAPLVVGRFVNLRTEIKPVAADQLLSTFLMQGNNTCFYGKCYYCRESEPACAEGEIMEGSLTLWLPDVWPLQKHRHPWGRTYREGKLARWEYDESYCEAVKKMPPYDAGPRLLDVIDTAIFDYLIGNADRHHYESFQDDGGASMLILLDNAKSFGNAALDERSILAPLYQCCMVRVSTWNRLNLLRSGELSSALRQALAFDPIHPVLAETHLAALDRRLSGIIATVKQCMESQGPDNTLIEDRMNLPHP from the exons ATGAAGCTCAAACAGCGCATGGTGGTGCTGTGTGCCGTGCTTCTCCTGCTGGGCCTGGCCAAGATCTTCCTGCTGGATGGAGGTGAAGGATCTGCAGCCAGTCGACGGGACCTCAGAGCGTTTCGCAAG ATGGAAGCTGGCCTCGCTCTGTCCCGCAGTGCTCGTCTCACCCACACCCTCCAGTCTCCGTGGGAGATAGCAAGCCAGTGGGTGGGCCCGAGAGAGGTGTACCCTGAGGAGACCCCCGAGCTGGCTGCCGTGCTCATTGCCCTCAGCACTTCCAGGATTGAACGGGCAGATGTGGGCTATAAGGGCACTCAGCTCAAAGCCCTGCTGGTGCTGGATGGGGGACAGAAAGTGGTCTTCAAACCCAAAAG GTACAACAGAGACTATGTCGTTGAGGGCGAGCCATACGCAGGCTACGACAGACACAATGCAGAGGTGGCGGCTTTTCACTTGGATAG GATCCTAGGGTTCAGGAGAGCACCTCTTGTGGTGGGGCGATTCGTCAACCTGCGGACAGAGATCAAACCTGTGGCGGCGGACCAGCTGCTGAGCACCTTCCTCATGCAGG GTAACAACACATGTTTCTATGGAAAGTGTTACTACTGTCGGGAAAGTGAGCCAGCCTGTGCAGAGGGAGAAATCATGGAGGGCTCATTAACCCTTTGGCTGCCAGACGTCTGGCCtctgcagaaacacagacaccCCTGGGGACGCACCTACAGAGAGGGGAAACTTGCCAG GTGGGAGTACGATGAGAGTTACTGTGAGGCTGTGAAGAAAATGCCACCATATGATGCAGGGCCCAGGCTGCTGGACGTCATAGACACGGCCATATTTGATTATCTCATTGGGAACGCTGACCGGCATCACTATGAGAGTTTCCAGGATGACGGGGGTGCCAGCATGCTCATCCTGCTCGACAACGCAAAAAG CTTTGGGAACGCAGCTCTGGATGAACGAAGCATCCTGGCACCACTCTACCAGTGTTGCAT GGTCCGCGTCTCCACGTGGAACAGGTTGAACCTACTGAGAAGTGGAGAGCTGAGTTCAGCCTTGCGACAGGCTCTGGCATTTGACCCCATCCACCCGGTCCTGGCTGAAACGCACCTCGCAGCCCTGGATAGGCGTTTGTCTGGAATCATAGCAACTGTCAAGCAGTGCATGGAGTCGCAGGGCCCCGACAACACCCTAATAGAGGACCGAATGAACCTCCCGCATCCATAG